A genome region from Triticum aestivum cultivar Chinese Spring chromosome 2B, IWGSC CS RefSeq v2.1, whole genome shotgun sequence includes the following:
- the LOC123041344 gene encoding glutaredoxin-C3, producing the protein MQYGAAAEQAWYMPAMPVTLAAETAAERVERLASESAVVVFTVSSCCMCHAVKRLFCGMGVHPTVHELDLDPRGLELERALADLLGCAGPGGAAPVVPVVFIGGKLVGAMDRVMAAHINGSLVPLLKEAGALWL; encoded by the coding sequence ATGCAGTACGGCGCGGCGGCCGAGCAGGCGTGGTACATGCCGGCGATGCCGGTCACCttggcggcggagacggcggcggagcGGGTGGAACGCCTGGCGTCGGAGAGCGCCGTGGTGGTGTTCACCGTGAGCAGCTGCTGCATGTGCCACGCCGTGAAGCGCCTCTTCTGCGGCATGGGCGTGCACCCCACCGTGCACGAGCTAGACCTCGATCCGCGCGGCCTCGAACTGGAGCGCGCCCTCGCCGACCTCCTCGGCTGCGCCGGCCCCGGTGGAGCCGCACCGGTCGTTCCCGTCGTATTCATCGGCGGCAAGCTGGTCGGCGCCATGGACCGCGTGATGGCCGCGCACATCAACGGCTCCCTCGTGCCGCTGCTCAAGGAGGCCGGCGCTC